The following proteins are co-located in the Flectobacillus major DSM 103 genome:
- a CDS encoding SIR2 family NAD-dependent protein deacylase, with amino-acid sequence MVKKQKIVVLTGAGISAESGIATFRDANGLWENHAIEEVATPEGWHKNPALVLEFYNQRRAQLAKVEPNRGHLILKTWEEYFDVHIITQNVDNLHERAGSSNITHLHGELTKVRSTYNPNLVYDIGTKPLHLGDKCEKGSQLRPHIVWFGEGVPMIDLAIKITQEADILVIVGTSMQVYPAAGLIDYAGSRVPIYIIDPHKPNVSLKRNMTFIEEKGSLGLQQLSNILRPTQ; translated from the coding sequence ATGGTAAAGAAACAAAAAATCGTTGTGTTAACAGGAGCAGGTATATCGGCCGAAAGCGGTATAGCTACCTTTCGAGATGCCAATGGGCTATGGGAAAACCATGCTATAGAAGAAGTAGCCACACCCGAAGGTTGGCATAAAAATCCAGCATTGGTATTAGAATTTTATAACCAACGCAGAGCCCAACTAGCCAAAGTAGAACCCAATCGAGGACATTTGATTCTAAAAACGTGGGAGGAGTATTTTGATGTTCATATTATTACCCAAAACGTTGATAACCTTCATGAGCGTGCAGGTTCTAGCAATATTACACACCTTCATGGCGAACTAACCAAAGTAAGAAGTACCTATAACCCCAATTTGGTATATGATATTGGCACAAAGCCGCTACATTTAGGCGATAAATGCGAAAAAGGCTCACAATTACGCCCACATATTGTATGGTTTGGCGAAGGTGTTCCGATGATAGACCTTGCCATAAAAATTACCCAAGAAGCCGATATTCTTGTCATTGTGGGTACATCGATGCAGGTATATCCTGCCGCAGGACTCATCGACTATGCCGGTAGCCGTGTTCCTATTTATATTATTGACCCTCACAAGCCCAACGTATCATTAAAGAGAAATATGACTTTTATTGAAGAAAAAGGAAGTCTTGGCCTACAACAGCTCTCTAATATTTTACGCCCTACCCA